In Clostridium sporogenes, one genomic interval encodes:
- a CDS encoding YbbR-like domain-containing protein — MGKKSKTENIIVRICCIIASFALWLYIFNIENPIKEQKITVPVNIVNKESMNELELALMPKEVNTVTLIIKGNVKDIYSVKAEDFKVEADLNSFGLKKGENKIPVKVKKSPGSIKIVNEENLWTKITLDKLKSKTVPIKIKVTGTPKDGYAALNPIIKEEAATIYGTETYINKVKEVVGKCNIEGKSSEIKTNISLQAKTYDGDIINEVSVEPSKVYVKIPLTRIKRVPVNRRLSEDISNNKNIESITPLQSEVEISGEEEVIQNIKYIDTEMININSIKIGQENIESNLVVPKGVILVSGNNTIKLKVKFKVIEDKKEDEKNKDKEENKEDKIIEKKATKDINIINEPKDKEVLLSQSNVTINMKGNKDVIDKINVDNIKCYVDLKNVNLGENIVKVIVDMGDNKIDYSVNLDSIKVTVKEKQEE, encoded by the coding sequence ATGGGCAAAAAAAGTAAAACAGAAAATATAATAGTGAGAATTTGTTGTATAATAGCTTCTTTTGCTTTGTGGTTATATATATTTAATATAGAAAATCCAATAAAAGAACAAAAAATAACAGTTCCCGTTAATATAGTAAATAAGGAAAGTATGAATGAACTTGAATTAGCTTTGATGCCAAAAGAGGTTAATACAGTTACATTGATAATAAAAGGAAATGTAAAAGACATTTATTCCGTAAAAGCAGAAGACTTTAAAGTAGAAGCAGACTTAAATTCTTTTGGTTTAAAGAAAGGTGAAAATAAAATACCTGTTAAGGTAAAGAAAAGTCCTGGTAGCATTAAGATAGTAAATGAGGAAAATTTATGGACTAAAATTACTTTAGATAAGTTAAAATCTAAGACAGTACCAATTAAAATAAAAGTAACAGGTACTCCTAAAGATGGATATGCAGCTTTAAATCCAATCATAAAGGAAGAAGCAGCTACTATCTATGGGACAGAGACTTATATTAACAAAGTAAAAGAGGTAGTAGGAAAGTGTAACATAGAGGGAAAATCTTCAGAAATAAAAACGAATATATCTCTTCAAGCAAAAACATATGACGGAGATATAATAAATGAGGTTTCAGTAGAACCATCTAAAGTGTATGTGAAGATACCTTTAACAAGAATTAAAAGAGTACCAGTAAATAGGAGACTTAGTGAAGATATATCAAATAATAAAAATATAGAATCTATAACGCCATTACAAAGTGAAGTTGAAATTTCTGGAGAAGAAGAAGTTATACAAAATATAAAATATATAGATACAGAGATGATAAATATTAATTCTATAAAAATAGGACAGGAAAATATAGAAAGTAATTTGGTAGTACCAAAAGGAGTTATATTAGTAAGCGGTAATAATACTATAAAACTTAAAGTTAAATTTAAAGTTATAGAAGACAAAAAGGAAGATGAAAAGAATAAAGATAAAGAAGAAAATAAAGAAGATAAAATAATTGAGAAGAAAGCTACAAAAGATATTAATATTATAAATGAGCCTAAGGATAAAGAAGTTTTATTGAGCCAATCTAATGTAACTATAAACATGAAAGGCAATAAAGATGTTATAGATAAGATAAATGTAGATAATATAAAGTGCTATGTAGATTTAAAAAATGTTAATTTAGGAGAAAACATAGTAAAAGTTATTGTAGATATGGGGGATAATAAAATAGATTATAGTGTTAATTTAGACAGTATAAAAGTAACAGTAAAGGAAAAGCAGGAGGAATAG
- a CDS encoding NAD(P)/FAD-dependent oxidoreductase — protein MPLRINNVTLEIDEDLSLLRNKVCEKLNISSKYIKDFKILRESIDARRNSIKFNYSVEVFCEDEKRIMKNIKDKSITFQDAEYEEKIVFGTKKMKERPVIVGMGPTGMFAGLMLAKNGYRPIVIERGEAIEERSKTVERFWNTGALNIESNVQFGEGGAGTFSDGKLTTRIKDKRCSFILEEMVKAGAPKEIIYSGKPHIGTDILKNVVKNIRNTINSLGGEIRFNSKLENVIIEDGKVNAIIVNKEGIPCENLILAIGHSSRDTYEMLYKNNIFMESKAFAIGVRVEHLREMIDKNQYGKYAGHPRLKAADYRLTYTTKNSNRSVYSFCMCPGGEVVAAASEEGLLVTNGMSYYSRDKDNSNSAIVVSVTPEDFEGNTPLKGMEFQRHYERLAYKLGGENYNAPVQLIEDFLKDKNSSKLGAVKPSYKPGYEFKNISECLPNYVVDSLKEGFSSFDNKIKGFASNDAILTGIETRTSAPVRITRNENLESISLKGLYPAGEGAGYAGGIISAAVDGVKVAENIIKTYSSLK, from the coding sequence ATGCCATTAAGAATTAATAATGTGACTTTAGAAATAGATGAGGATTTAAGTTTATTAAGAAATAAAGTTTGTGAAAAATTAAATATATCTTCAAAGTATATAAAAGACTTTAAAATATTAAGAGAATCAATAGATGCTAGGAGAAATTCTATAAAGTTTAATTATTCGGTTGAAGTGTTCTGTGAAGATGAGAAAAGAATAATGAAAAATATAAAAGATAAAAGTATAACTTTTCAAGATGCTGAATATGAAGAAAAAATAGTATTTGGAACTAAAAAGATGAAGGAAAGACCAGTTATAGTAGGTATGGGACCAACAGGCATGTTTGCCGGTCTTATGCTAGCTAAAAATGGATACAGGCCTATAGTTATAGAAAGAGGAGAAGCTATAGAAGAAAGAAGTAAAACCGTAGAGAGATTTTGGAACACAGGAGCTTTAAATATAGAATCTAATGTACAATTTGGAGAAGGGGGGGCAGGTACTTTTTCTGATGGAAAGTTAACTACTAGAATAAAGGATAAAAGATGCTCTTTTATATTAGAAGAAATGGTTAAAGCAGGAGCTCCCAAGGAAATAATATATTCTGGTAAACCTCATATTGGAACAGATATATTAAAAAATGTAGTTAAAAATATAAGGAACACTATAAATTCTCTAGGAGGAGAAATAAGATTTAATAGTAAATTAGAAAATGTAATAATTGAAGATGGAAAGGTAAATGCTATTATAGTAAATAAAGAAGGGATTCCTTGTGAAAATTTAATATTAGCTATAGGTCATAGTTCTAGAGATACTTATGAAATGCTTTATAAAAACAATATTTTTATGGAAAGTAAGGCTTTTGCCATAGGAGTTAGAGTAGAGCATCTAAGGGAAATGATAGATAAAAATCAATATGGAAAATATGCAGGTCATCCTAGACTTAAAGCGGCAGATTATAGATTAACTTATACAACTAAAAATAGTAATAGATCAGTGTATAGTTTTTGTATGTGTCCTGGCGGTGAGGTAGTTGCGGCAGCTTCTGAAGAGGGTCTGTTAGTTACCAATGGTATGAGCTATTATTCAAGAGACAAAGATAACTCAAATTCAGCTATAGTTGTATCTGTAACACCTGAAGACTTTGAAGGGAACACACCTTTAAAGGGAATGGAGTTCCAAAGACACTATGAAAGACTAGCTTATAAATTAGGTGGAGAAAATTATAATGCTCCAGTACAGTTGATAGAAGATTTTTTAAAGGATAAAAATTCATCTAAATTAGGAGCAGTAAAACCATCCTACAAACCAGGATATGAATTTAAGAATATATCAGAATGTTTACCAAATTATGTAGTAGATTCATTAAAAGAAGGTTTTTCTAGCTTTGATAATAAAATAAAAGGATTTGCTAGCAATGATGCTATTTTAACAGGAATAGAAACTAGAACATCAGCTCCAGTGAGAATTACTAGAAATGAAAATTTAGAAAGCATATCTTTGAAAGGGTTATATCCAGCGGGAGAAGGTGCTGGATATGCGGGAGGCATAATCTCTGCAGCGGTAGATGGAGTGAAGGTTGCTGAAAATATAATAAAGACATATAGTTCGTTAAAATAA
- the buk gene encoding butyrate kinase yields MSDNDLILVINPGSTSTKIALFNKENPIITDNLFHSLEEINKYDSIYEQKGMREKIIMEWLEEKGVDLNRLVAIVGRGGLLRPMPGGTYKVTKKMMEDLRIGYQGQHASNLGGIIAYDISQKLNIPSFIVDPVAVDEILEEARISGMPEIKRRSLVHALNIKAVTRKVCNKIDKDFLNSSFVAAHLGGGISVCPIKNGKILDVNNANEEGPFSPERTGSLPVRDLIKMAYSSKYTYKELKKKIMGKGGLIAYLDTNDGRVVDRIIEEGNKKAELILEAMAYQIAKEIGSMATVLKGNVDAIILTGGLAYNKRLTTWIKERVEFISPIELVPGEEEMLALVEGAIRILNKEESAKIYEEEVCFND; encoded by the coding sequence ATGAGTGATAATGATCTTATATTAGTAATTAATCCAGGATCTACATCTACTAAAATTGCTTTATTTAATAAAGAAAATCCTATAATTACAGATAATTTATTTCATTCACTAGAGGAAATAAATAAGTATGATTCAATATATGAACAAAAAGGTATGAGAGAAAAAATAATAATGGAATGGCTGGAAGAAAAGGGTGTAGATTTAAATAGACTTGTTGCTATAGTAGGAAGAGGCGGACTCCTACGCCCTATGCCAGGTGGTACTTATAAGGTAACAAAAAAAATGATGGAAGATTTAAGGATAGGTTATCAAGGACAACATGCTTCTAATCTTGGAGGGATTATAGCCTATGATATTTCTCAAAAATTAAATATACCTTCATTTATAGTGGATCCGGTGGCAGTAGATGAAATATTAGAGGAGGCTAGGATATCTGGCATGCCTGAAATAAAAAGGAGATCTTTAGTTCATGCTTTGAATATAAAGGCTGTAACAAGAAAAGTTTGTAACAAGATTGATAAGGATTTTCTCAATAGTTCCTTTGTAGCAGCACACTTGGGTGGAGGTATATCAGTATGCCCAATTAAAAATGGGAAAATATTAGATGTAAATAATGCTAATGAAGAAGGGCCATTTTCTCCAGAAAGGACAGGGAGTTTACCTGTAAGAGACTTAATAAAAATGGCTTATAGCAGTAAGTATACTTACAAAGAGTTAAAGAAAAAAATTATGGGTAAAGGTGGACTAATAGCATATCTAGATACAAATGATGGAAGAGTTGTAGATAGAATAATCGAGGAAGGTAATAAAAAAGCTGAACTTATTTTAGAAGCTATGGCTTATCAAATTGCCAAAGAAATAGGTTCTATGGCTACAGTATTAAAAGGCAATGTAGACGCCATAATTCTTACAGGGGGATTAGCTTATAATAAAAGATTAACTACTTGGATAAAAGAAAGAGTTGAATTTATATCTCCAATTGAATTGGTACCTGGAGAAGAGGAGATGTTAGCTTTAGTTGAAGGGGCAATAAGAATTTTAAATAAAGAAGAAAGTGCTAAAATTTACGAAGAAGAGGTGTGTTTTAATGATTAA
- the ptb gene encoding phosphate butyryltransferase — protein sequence MIKSFDEILQKAKIQEKGTVSVAVAQDKHVLEAIKDAKEQGLVNAILVGNLEKIKEIAKEIGMDLADYEIVNENDDRKAALKAVEIVSSGKADMVMKGLIDTANFLRAVLNKEIGLRTGKIMSHIAVFEVKKLEKLVMITDSAFNMYPGLEEKIDIVKNAVTVAHAIGIENPKVAPICAVEVVNPKMPATLDAATLSKMNDRGQIKGCIIDGPLALDNAISEEAAAHKGIDSPVAGNANIFLMPNIEAGNVMYKTLTYAADCKNGGLLVGTSAPVVLTSRSDSHESKLNAIALAALVASQLKK from the coding sequence ATGATTAAAAGTTTTGATGAAATACTACAAAAGGCTAAGATCCAAGAAAAAGGAACCGTATCTGTAGCGGTGGCTCAAGATAAGCATGTATTAGAAGCTATAAAAGATGCTAAAGAACAAGGTCTTGTTAATGCAATACTTGTAGGAAATTTAGAAAAAATCAAAGAAATAGCAAAAGAAATAGGAATGGATCTAGCAGATTATGAGATAGTAAATGAAAACGATGACAGGAAAGCTGCTTTAAAAGCTGTTGAAATAGTTTCATCAGGAAAAGCAGATATGGTTATGAAAGGTTTAATAGATACAGCAAATTTTTTAAGAGCTGTTTTAAACAAAGAGATAGGATTAAGAACAGGAAAAATAATGTCTCATATTGCAGTATTTGAGGTAAAAAAATTAGAAAAATTAGTAATGATTACAGATTCAGCTTTTAATATGTATCCAGGATTGGAAGAAAAAATTGATATAGTTAAAAATGCAGTTACGGTAGCACATGCAATTGGTATTGAAAATCCAAAAGTTGCTCCTATTTGTGCAGTAGAGGTGGTTAATCCTAAAATGCCAGCTACACTAGATGCAGCTACACTTTCTAAAATGAATGATAGAGGACAAATAAAGGGATGCATAATTGATGGACCATTAGCCTTAGATAATGCTATATCAGAAGAAGCTGCAGCTCATAAAGGAATAGATAGCCCAGTAGCAGGTAATGCTAACATATTTTTAATGCCAAATATAGAAGCAGGAAATGTGATGTATAAGACATTAACTTATGCAGCAGATTGCAAGAATGGTGGATTATTAGTAGGAACATCCGCACCAGTTGTATTAACTTCAAGAAGTGATAGTCATGAATCAAAACTAAATGCAATAGCTTTAGCAGCATTAGTTGCTAGCCAACTAAAAAAATAA
- the buk gene encoding butyrate kinase, giving the protein MGYKLLIINPGSTSTKIGVYEDENQILEETLRHSSQEIESYKTIFDQFEFRKEVILNVLKEKNFDVNELDAIVGRGGLLKPIEGGTYRVNDAMIEDLKMGVQGQHASNLGGIIANEIGKNLNIPAFIVDPVVVDEMKDIARISGMPEIKRKSIFHALNQKAVAKRYAKENNKKYEELNLIVTHMGGGASVGTHEKGKVVDVNNALDGEGPFSPERTGGLPVGDLVKLCYSGKYTYEEMKKKISGKGGVVAYLNTNDFREVEERAEKGDKDAKLIVDAFVFQIAKEIGKNAAVLCGKVDAILLTGGIAYSKVICEGIKEMVSFIAPVVRFPGEDELLALTQGGLRVLKGEEEAKEYK; this is encoded by the coding sequence ATGGGTTACAAATTGCTAATAATTAATCCCGGATCAACATCAACTAAAATAGGAGTATATGAAGATGAAAATCAAATACTAGAAGAAACATTAAGACATTCTTCACAAGAAATTGAAAGCTATAAAACTATATTTGATCAATTTGAATTTAGAAAAGAAGTTATATTAAATGTTTTGAAAGAGAAAAATTTTGATGTAAATGAATTAGATGCTATTGTAGGTAGAGGTGGACTTTTAAAACCTATTGAGGGTGGAACATACAGAGTAAATGACGCCATGATTGAAGATTTAAAAATGGGAGTTCAAGGACAACATGCATCTAATCTTGGAGGAATAATAGCTAATGAAATAGGAAAAAATCTTAACATACCTGCATTTATAGTAGATCCTGTAGTTGTTGATGAAATGAAGGATATAGCAAGAATATCAGGTATGCCTGAAATAAAAAGAAAAAGTATATTTCATGCATTAAATCAAAAGGCAGTTGCTAAAAGATACGCAAAAGAAAACAATAAAAAATATGAGGAGCTTAATTTAATAGTCACACATATGGGTGGAGGAGCTTCCGTAGGAACTCACGAAAAAGGAAAGGTAGTAGATGTAAATAATGCTTTAGATGGAGAAGGACCATTTTCACCAGAAAGAACAGGCGGTCTTCCAGTAGGAGATTTAGTGAAATTATGCTACAGTGGTAAGTACACTTATGAAGAAATGAAAAAGAAGATAAGCGGCAAAGGCGGAGTAGTAGCATATTTAAATACAAATGATTTTAGAGAAGTTGAAGAAAGAGCTGAAAAAGGAGATAAAGATGCAAAATTAATTGTTGATGCATTTGTATTTCAAATAGCAAAAGAGATAGGAAAAAATGCCGCTGTTTTATGTGGAAAAGTAGACGCAATATTATTAACAGGAGGAATAGCATATAGTAAAGTTATATGTGAAGGTATAAAAGAAATGGTATCTTTTATAGCGCCAGTAGTTAGATTCCCAGGAGAAGATGAGTTATTAGCATTAACTCAAGGTGGATTAAGAGTATTAAAAGGAGAAGAAGAGGCTAAAGAATATAAATAA
- a CDS encoding ATP-binding protein, with the protein MSRINIFTGHFGSGKTEIAINYAMKLAEEGKKVALVDIDIVNPYFCSRSLKEEFDKLGIRVIASDSKLMNAELMVVPGEVMAVFNDKSYEVVMDIGGDDQGATVLGQYNKYFNEEDYDMYFVVNNNRPLTSNEKETEDYIKSIEISSRLKVKYLISNTNLSYETTVDHILKGDEIVLELSKKTGLPYKYIVCRKDFVDDIKGKVHGEIFPIDIYMKPPWR; encoded by the coding sequence ATGAGTAGAATAAATATTTTCACAGGACATTTTGGTAGTGGAAAAACAGAAATTGCCATAAATTATGCTATGAAGTTAGCTGAGGAAGGCAAAAAGGTAGCTTTAGTAGACATAGATATTGTAAATCCATATTTCTGCTCAAGAAGTCTAAAGGAAGAGTTTGATAAATTAGGAATAAGAGTAATAGCTTCTGACTCTAAACTTATGAATGCAGAATTAATGGTTGTACCTGGTGAAGTTATGGCAGTATTCAATGATAAAAGTTATGAGGTTGTTATGGATATAGGTGGTGATGATCAAGGAGCAACAGTGCTTGGTCAATATAACAAATATTTTAATGAAGAAGATTATGATATGTATTTTGTAGTTAATAATAATAGACCACTTACATCTAATGAAAAAGAAACAGAAGATTATATAAAATCTATAGAAATTTCATCTAGATTAAAAGTTAAATATCTTATATCAAATACAAATCTTTCATATGAAACCACAGTAGATCACATATTAAAGGGTGATGAGATAGTCTTAGAACTTTCTAAAAAGACTGGTCTTCCCTATAAATATATTGTGTGTAGAAAAGATTTTGTAGATGATATAAAAGGTAAGGTTCATGGAGAAATATTTCCAATAGATATATACATGAAACCACCTTGGAGGTAA
- a CDS encoding 4Fe-4S binding protein has product MPKVIFREERCKGCGHCIQVCPKKIISFSEKLNVKGYNAATIVDEKKDDCIACASCARICPDCVITVEK; this is encoded by the coding sequence ATGCCAAAAGTAATATTTAGGGAAGAAAGATGTAAGGGCTGTGGCCACTGCATCCAAGTGTGTCCTAAAAAAATAATTAGCTTTTCAGAAAAACTAAATGTAAAAGGTTATAATGCAGCCACAATAGTTGATGAAAAGAAAGATGATTGTATAGCTTGTGCATCATGTGCAAGAATATGCCCAGATTGTGTAATAACAGTAGAAAAGTAA
- a CDS encoding 3-methyl-2-oxobutanoate dehydrogenase subunit VorB translates to MGEKVLMKGNEAIGEAAIQAGCECFFGYPITPQTEVAAYMSKKMPKIGKTFVQAESEISAVNMVYGAAGTGIRCMTSSSSPGISLKSEGLSYIAAAELPCVIINIVRGGPGLGSIQPAQSDYFQATKASGHGDFNMPVFAPASIQEMVDLIQNAFDVADTYRTPCMVMGDGMLGQMMEPVEFKERSSKELPAKDWAANGLHGRKEHNIINSLYLQPEILEQHNIHLQNKYAKIKEDEVRYELYNCDKECDLILVAYGTTSRICKNVVKMAKEEGMTLGLIRPITIWPFPFEAFEKTVDLTKHGYLSVEMSCGQMVYDVKLASNGRKPVDFYGRTGGMVPDPSDILEKVKSIVGGAR, encoded by the coding sequence ATGGGTGAAAAAGTTTTAATGAAGGGTAATGAAGCTATAGGCGAAGCTGCAATCCAAGCAGGATGTGAATGTTTCTTTGGGTATCCAATTACTCCACAAACAGAAGTAGCAGCTTATATGTCAAAGAAAATGCCTAAAATAGGAAAGACATTTGTTCAAGCAGAAAGTGAAATATCAGCTGTAAATATGGTGTATGGTGCAGCAGGAACAGGAATTAGATGTATGACTTCTTCAAGTTCACCAGGAATAAGTTTAAAATCAGAAGGACTTTCATATATAGCAGCAGCAGAACTACCATGTGTTATAATAAACATCGTTAGAGGAGGTCCAGGATTAGGAAGTATTCAGCCAGCACAATCAGATTATTTCCAAGCAACAAAAGCAAGTGGACACGGTGATTTTAATATGCCGGTATTTGCACCTGCTTCTATACAAGAAATGGTTGACTTAATACAAAATGCCTTCGATGTAGCTGATACATACAGGACACCTTGTATGGTTATGGGAGATGGTATGCTTGGACAAATGATGGAACCTGTTGAATTTAAAGAAAGATCATCTAAAGAACTTCCAGCAAAAGATTGGGCAGCTAATGGGTTACATGGAAGAAAAGAGCATAATATAATAAACTCCTTATATTTACAACCAGAAATATTAGAACAACATAACATTCATTTACAAAATAAATATGCTAAGATAAAAGAAGATGAAGTTAGATATGAGTTATATAACTGTGATAAAGAATGCGATTTAATATTAGTTGCATATGGAACAACTTCAAGAATATGCAAAAATGTTGTAAAAATGGCTAAAGAAGAAGGTATGACATTAGGACTAATAAGACCTATAACAATATGGCCTTTCCCATTTGAAGCATTTGAAAAAACTGTAGACCTTACTAAACATGGATATCTATCTGTAGAAATGAGCTGCGGACAAATGGTTTATGATGTTAAATTAGCATCTAATGGAAGAAAGCCAGTAGATTTTTATGGAAGAACAGGTGGAATGGTTCCAGATCCATCAGATATCCTAGAGAAAGTTAAATCTATAGTAGGAGGTGCTAGATAA
- a CDS encoding thiamine pyrophosphate-dependent enzyme has protein sequence MAIVYQPPKALMDVPTHYCPGCTHGVIHKLVGEVIDELGVLDKTIGVAPVGCSVLAYNYFACDMFEAAHGRAPAVATGIKRANPDSVVFTYQGDGDLAAIGTAEIVHIATRGENITTIFVNNCIYGMTGGQMAPTTLPGQVTETTPYGRDTSYAGFPIRVSEMISTLTGACYVERVAVNTVPNILKAKKAIKKAFQNQIDKKGFSLVEVLSICPTNWGLTPQESMDWLRENMIPYYPLGVKKDTTEEVK, from the coding sequence ATGGCTATAGTATATCAACCACCTAAAGCATTAATGGACGTTCCTACACATTATTGTCCAGGATGTACTCATGGTGTAATTCATAAATTAGTTGGAGAAGTAATTGATGAACTTGGAGTATTAGATAAAACAATAGGTGTTGCTCCAGTTGGATGTTCAGTTTTAGCATATAACTATTTTGCCTGTGATATGTTTGAGGCTGCTCATGGTAGAGCACCAGCAGTTGCAACAGGTATAAAGAGAGCTAATCCAGATTCAGTAGTATTTACTTATCAAGGAGATGGGGACTTAGCTGCAATAGGTACAGCTGAAATAGTTCACATTGCAACTAGAGGAGAAAATATTACAACAATATTTGTAAATAACTGTATATATGGAATGACAGGTGGACAGATGGCACCTACTACATTACCAGGCCAAGTAACAGAAACAACACCTTATGGAAGAGATACAAGTTATGCAGGATTCCCAATAAGAGTATCAGAAATGATATCTACTCTAACTGGAGCTTGCTATGTAGAAAGAGTAGCTGTAAATACAGTTCCAAATATATTAAAAGCTAAAAAGGCAATAAAGAAAGCTTTCCAAAATCAAATAGATAAAAAAGGATTTTCTTTAGTTGAAGTATTGTCAATATGCCCAACTAACTGGGGATTAACTCCTCAAGAATCAATGGACTGGTTAAGAGAAAACATGATCCCATACTATCCTCTTGGCGTTAAGAAGGATACAACTGAGGAGGTGAAATAA
- a CDS encoding 2-oxoacid:acceptor oxidoreductase family protein produces MASQQIIFAGFGGQGILSMGKFLAYAGMDSNMEVSWLPSYGPEMRGGTANCSVVLSDTPVGSPIVTKPDTVVVMNRPSLDKFEDMVAPGGLIILDSDLVDRMPKRDDIKVIAIPAQSEADKISSKKIANMILLGALVKQTGIVTMDEITASLKDHGKEKFFELNKEALKAGEEYVK; encoded by the coding sequence ATGGCATCACAACAAATTATATTTGCAGGTTTTGGAGGCCAAGGTATATTATCAATGGGTAAATTTTTAGCTTATGCAGGAATGGACTCAAATATGGAAGTTTCATGGTTACCATCTTACGGACCAGAAATGAGAGGTGGTACAGCTAACTGTTCTGTAGTTTTATCTGATACGCCAGTTGGATCACCAATAGTAACTAAACCAGATACAGTAGTAGTAATGAATAGACCTTCTTTAGATAAATTTGAAGATATGGTAGCACCAGGTGGATTAATAATATTGGATTCTGACTTAGTTGATAGAATGCCAAAAAGAGATGACATAAAAGTTATAGCTATACCAGCTCAATCTGAAGCGGATAAAATAAGTAGTAAAAAAATAGCTAATATGATTCTTTTAGGAGCTCTTGTAAAACAAACAGGAATAGTTACTATGGATGAGATAACAGCATCATTAAAAGACCATGGTAAGGAAAAATTCTTTGAATTAAACAAAGAAGCCCTTAAAGCTGGAGAGGAATACGTAAAATAA
- the glmM gene encoding phosphoglucosamine mutase, which produces MGRMFGTDGVRGIANKELTADLAYKLGKAGAFILTEGTHRPKILVGMDTRISGDMLESALVAGILSVGAEAICVGVIPTPAIAYLTRKYNADAGVVISASHNPVEYNGIKFFNKNGYKLSDKLEDNIEALIENNFKDVPVLTGENIGRKIEEDGEAIRDYIDFAKSTIKGDLKGLKVALDCANGASYITSVEAFKELGAEVHVINNKPDGININRNSGSTHPEDLMEYVVKNSCQMGLAFDGDADRCLAIDEKGNLINGDFILAICGKELKKQGKLKKNTIVVTVMSNLGLDIAMRKEEINTIKTKVGDRYVLEEMLKNDYAIGGEQSGHIIFSDYNTTGDGLVTALQLAHIVKESGKTFSELCSIMKELPQVLVNAKVPNNQKDIYLKDEEIKSEIDMITKNLDGSGRVLIRPSGTEPLVRVMLEGENQEEIDKLAHGLAKLIEKKVK; this is translated from the coding sequence ATGGGTAGAATGTTCGGAACAGATGGAGTTAGAGGAATAGCTAATAAGGAATTAACAGCAGACTTAGCATATAAATTAGGTAAAGCAGGAGCTTTCATATTAACAGAAGGAACACATAGACCTAAGATACTTGTAGGTATGGATACAAGAATATCAGGGGACATGCTAGAGAGTGCTTTAGTAGCAGGTATATTATCTGTAGGAGCAGAAGCCATTTGTGTAGGTGTAATACCAACACCAGCAATAGCTTATTTAACAAGAAAATATAATGCAGATGCAGGAGTTGTTATTTCAGCATCACATAATCCAGTAGAATATAATGGAATAAAGTTTTTTAATAAAAATGGGTACAAATTATCAGATAAATTAGAAGATAATATAGAAGCATTAATAGAAAATAATTTTAAGGATGTTCCAGTTTTAACTGGAGAGAATATAGGAAGAAAAATTGAAGAAGATGGAGAGGCTATAAGAGATTACATAGATTTTGCTAAATCAACTATAAAAGGTGATTTAAAAGGATTAAAAGTAGCTTTAGATTGTGCTAATGGTGCATCATATATAACATCTGTAGAAGCTTTTAAGGAATTAGGAGCAGAAGTTCATGTTATAAACAATAAACCTGATGGTATAAATATAAATAGAAACTCTGGCTCAACACACCCAGAAGATCTTATGGAGTATGTAGTTAAAAATAGTTGCCAAATGGGACTAGCCTTTGATGGAGATGCGGATAGATGTCTAGCCATAGATGAAAAAGGTAACTTGATAAATGGAGATTTTATATTAGCCATTTGTGGTAAGGAATTAAAAAAACAAGGTAAATTAAAGAAAAATACAATAGTAGTTACTGTAATGAGTAATCTTGGATTAGATATAGCTATGAGAAAAGAAGAAATAAATACTATAAAAACGAAAGTTGGAGATAGATATGTCCTAGAGGAAATGCTTAAAAATGACTATGCAATAGGTGGAGAACAATCAGGACATATTATATTCTCAGATTATAATACTACAGGGGATGGACTTGTAACTGCCCTACAATTAGCTCATATTGTAAAAGAAAGTGGTAAGACTTTCTCAGAACTATGTTCTATAATGAAAGAGTTACCACAAGTTTTAGTTAATGCTAAAGTTCCTAATAATCAAAAAGATATTTATTTGAAGGACGAGGAAATAAAATCTGAAATAGATATGATTACAAAAAATTTAGATGGCTCAGGAAGAGTGCTTATAAGACCTTCTGGTACAGAGCCTTTGGTAAGAGTAATGCTTGAAGGAGAAAACCAAGAGGAAATTGATAAATTAGCACATGGCTTAGCTAAATTAATAGAGAAAAAAGTAAAATAA